In Heliangelus exortis chromosome 18, bHelExo1.hap1, whole genome shotgun sequence, a single genomic region encodes these proteins:
- the FIBIN gene encoding fin bud initiation factor homolog: MPAPLLLLWLGCLCSLCRGYFEGPLYPEMSNGTLHHYFVPDGDYEENDDPERCQLLFRVSEHRRCGAAAAGGDGLSLREELTVLGRQVEDAGRVLEGIGKSISYDLDGEESYSSYLRRESAQISDAYSSSDRSLSELEGKFRQGQEQGGREEARLGDSFLGLLLHARALLRETRHISSGLRDKHDLLALTVRSHGARLSRLKNEYLRA, from the coding sequence ATGCCGGCCCCgctgctcctgctgtggctcggctgcctctgcagcctctgccgCGGGTATTTCGAGGGTCCCCTCTACCCCGAGATGTCCAACGGGACCTTGCACCACTATTTCGTCCCCGACGGGGACTACGAGGAGAACGACGACCCGGAGCGGTGCCAGCTGCTCTTTAGGGTGAGCGAGCACCGGCGgtgcggggcggcggcggcgggaggcgATGGGCTGAGCCTGCGGGAGGAGCTGACGGTGCTGGGCCGGCAGGTGGAGGACGCGGGCCGGGTGTTGGAGGGCATCGGGAAGAGCATCTCCTACGACCTGGACGGGGAGGAAAGCTACAGCAGCTACCTGCGCCGGGAGTCCGCCCAGATCAGCGACGCTTACTCCAGCTCGGACCGATCGCTGAGCGAGCTGGAGGGCAAATTCCGTCAAGGGCAGGAGCAAGGGGGACGGGAGGAAGCCCGGCTGGGCGACAGCTTtttggggctgctgctgcacgCCCGCGCCTTGCTGCGGGAGACCCGGCACATCTCCAGCGGGCTGCGGGACAAGCACGACCTCCTCGCCCTCACCGTCCGCAGCCACGGCGCCCGTCTCAGCCGCCTCAAGAACGAATATCTCCGGGCATGA